One Alkalicoccus halolimnae DNA segment encodes these proteins:
- a CDS encoding glycosyltransferase has product MRQSVNVMHMTTLHHPLDPRIYYKQCRSLKKAGYDVTLLAPVPSNTVEEEVPFEPLPKYRNRWKGLLFGTVRAYFRARKAKADVYHIHDPELLPVGWLLKNKGNHVIYDIHEDYETGIVQRQYFNRPVRKLIAAVYKKVVAVCTRSMELILAEKYYQEKYPQGTCILNYPLLQQKLTEMDRSFEDADGLLYTGNVTKDRGALQHAVLPELDGRLTVHLYGYCPEGLAAEMKQKAGEGAGRLYVHGEGYYVPKTDIDAAYEKSGWLAGIALFPPTEHYMKKELTKFFEYMAAGLPVICSNYPAWQAFMDTYQCGICVDPDNKEEMKRAVETLRGNPAEAKAMGERGRKAVQEHLHWGREEEKLIDLYDRLNGIKAGENDGR; this is encoded by the coding sequence ATGAGACAGTCAGTAAATGTGATGCACATGACGACGCTGCACCATCCGCTTGATCCGAGAATTTACTACAAGCAGTGCCGGTCCCTGAAAAAGGCCGGTTACGATGTAACGCTTCTCGCCCCCGTGCCGTCCAATACAGTAGAGGAAGAGGTGCCGTTTGAGCCGCTTCCAAAATACAGGAACCGCTGGAAAGGGCTTCTTTTCGGAACGGTGCGCGCCTATTTCCGCGCCAGAAAAGCGAAAGCGGATGTGTATCATATCCATGACCCGGAGCTTCTTCCCGTCGGCTGGCTGTTGAAGAATAAAGGAAATCACGTTATTTACGATATACATGAAGATTATGAGACCGGGATCGTACAGCGGCAGTATTTTAACCGCCCTGTACGGAAGCTGATCGCCGCTGTCTACAAAAAGGTGGTAGCAGTCTGTACACGCAGCATGGAGCTGATCCTCGCGGAGAAGTACTACCAGGAAAAATATCCGCAGGGAACGTGTATTTTAAACTATCCGCTGCTTCAGCAAAAACTGACGGAAATGGACCGTTCCTTTGAAGACGCAGACGGGCTTCTTTATACCGGAAACGTTACAAAGGACCGCGGCGCCCTGCAGCATGCGGTCCTTCCGGAACTGGACGGGCGTCTGACCGTCCACCTGTACGGCTACTGTCCGGAAGGCCTTGCAGCGGAAATGAAGCAGAAGGCAGGAGAGGGTGCCGGCCGGCTTTACGTCCATGGCGAAGGGTACTACGTGCCGAAAACAGACATTGATGCCGCCTACGAAAAGAGCGGCTGGCTTGCAGGAATTGCCCTGTTTCCACCGACAGAGCACTATATGAAAAAAGAACTGACGAAGTTTTTTGAGTACATGGCCGCAGGGCTTCCGGTTATCTGTTCGAACTATCCGGCCTGGCAGGCGTTTATGGATACATATCAATGCGGGATCTGCGTGGATCCTGATAATAAGGAAGAAATGAAACGGGCCGTGGAAACGCTCCGGGGCAACCCCGCTGAAGCAAAAGCGATGGGAGAGCGGGGCAGAAAGGCCGTGCAGGAGCACCTTCACTGGGGCCGCGAAGAAGAAAAGCTGATCGATCTCTACGACCGCCTTAACGGCATTAAAGCAGGTGAAAATGATGGCAGATAA